One Candidatus Obscuribacterales bacterium genomic window carries:
- the ndk gene encoding nucleoside-diphosphate kinase has translation MADTEKTFVAIKPDGVQRGLVGEIIGRFEKRGLKLVGLKLLKVPQEMAEKHYGEHKGKPFFEGLVSFITSGPIVAMVWEGKGAIALTRTIIGSTNPAQAAPGTIRGDLALDIGRNVVHASDGPESAPREIGIFFNNNEVIGCWSRNIDPWVVEQPLTCASK, from the coding sequence GTGGCAGACACAGAAAAGACATTTGTCGCAATAAAACCAGACGGCGTACAGCGCGGTCTTGTCGGTGAAATCATCGGTCGTTTTGAAAAGCGTGGACTGAAGCTAGTCGGCTTGAAGCTCCTCAAAGTTCCACAAGAAATGGCAGAAAAGCATTACGGTGAGCACAAAGGCAAACCATTTTTTGAAGGTTTGGTCAGTTTCATAACCTCAGGACCAATAGTTGCAATGGTCTGGGAAGGCAAAGGCGCAATTGCCTTAACACGCACAATCATCGGTTCAACAAACCCGGCACAAGCTGCTCCCGGCACCATCCGCGGCGACCTCGCTCTGGATATCGGCCGCAACGTAGTCCATGCATCCGATGGTCCGGAAAGTGCTCCTCGCGAAATCGGCATCTTCTTCAACAACAATGAAGTAATCGGTTGCTGGTCGCGCAATATCGATCCATGGGTTGTTGAACAACCACTTACTTGCGCTTCTAAATAA
- a CDS encoding UvrD-helicase domain-containing protein — MLATGNLLQGLNDHQKTAVSLGWGPSLIVAGAGSGKTTVLTRRVAYLMTELHQSPDSILAVTFTNKAAEEMKHRLQKLVGGHARHILIGTFHSFCARALREEIENYKSPEGFTWKHNFVIYDETDKQSVVKNVVQRLNLDEKVFNPREMCHRISSLKNDGYMPARYANEARNYKETRVAEIFSAYQSDLAKNNALDFDDLILTLVELLRQNIPVRRRFRERFQHVLVDEFQDTNQSQYELIRLIVEASDEEKQANPASIWHERSLLVVGDVDQSIYSWRKADFRIILGFQSDFKESKIVKLEDNYRSTSTILEVANSIIQNNTERIEKVLRSSRGAGTKVKCFEAQDEIDEAYFVQEELKRLSARGRQLSNCVILYRTNAQSRAMEEVLVRSHQPYTVVGGTRFYERQEIKDVLGYLKLIFNGADGQAFMRVINTPRRGLGKTTLERLVSFAFERDLTLLDAAKEIGAAQGVSEKSQRALRDFANMVKRWQAESTQTPISEILSGILKETGYLDKLKEDAAQGLDELASGRIENVMELHNVAKEFESMSDKPDLEAFLTRIALVSDIDQAKMDEDCVKLMTIHSAKGLEFPVVFILGLEEGLFPHMRSLDSPNAMEEERRLMYVAVTRAADLLYLTYARKRAAFGWATGFSNFTIPSRFLKEISPQHMTGFYPSPETPSNDQKEDYDPWDESSWAPKKKQPSPAPSAQRPADYARSSKPQVKPRAFRQQTPPQQSSSWIESKPKEESIPFEKLSVGDKVQHAKFGIGEVTQIIGDKDKELYNVDFKTEGKRLMDPRFAKLVKLT, encoded by the coding sequence ATGTTAGCTACTGGCAACCTATTACAAGGACTAAATGACCACCAAAAGACGGCGGTTAGCCTCGGCTGGGGTCCATCATTAATTGTGGCCGGCGCCGGCTCGGGTAAGACAACAGTGCTTACAAGGCGCGTTGCATATCTAATGACCGAACTTCACCAGTCGCCTGATTCCATTTTGGCCGTTACCTTTACAAACAAAGCTGCTGAAGAAATGAAGCACCGCTTGCAAAAACTTGTTGGCGGGCACGCCAGGCATATTTTAATCGGCACCTTCCACAGCTTTTGCGCCAGAGCCCTGCGCGAAGAAATTGAAAATTACAAAAGCCCGGAAGGCTTTACCTGGAAGCACAACTTTGTCATTTACGACGAAACGGATAAACAAAGCGTTGTGAAAAATGTCGTTCAACGCCTCAATCTGGATGAAAAAGTATTCAATCCGCGTGAAATGTGCCACCGCATTTCATCACTTAAAAATGACGGCTATATGCCGGCACGTTATGCTAATGAAGCGCGCAACTACAAAGAAACTCGCGTGGCGGAGATTTTTTCTGCTTATCAATCGGATTTGGCCAAAAACAACGCGCTTGATTTTGATGATTTAATTTTGACACTTGTCGAATTGCTCAGACAAAACATTCCGGTGCGCCGAAGATTTAGAGAACGCTTCCAACATGTTCTTGTCGATGAATTTCAAGACACCAACCAATCACAATACGAATTAATCAGGTTGATTGTCGAAGCATCCGATGAAGAGAAGCAAGCCAACCCGGCAAGCATTTGGCATGAGCGCAGTCTACTTGTAGTGGGCGATGTCGACCAGTCGATTTATTCGTGGCGCAAAGCCGATTTCCGCATCATCTTAGGCTTCCAATCTGATTTTAAAGAATCAAAAATTGTCAAACTGGAAGACAACTACCGCTCAACGTCGACAATTCTTGAAGTAGCCAATTCAATTATTCAAAACAATACCGAGCGCATTGAAAAGGTCTTGCGTTCCAGTCGCGGAGCCGGCACCAAAGTAAAATGCTTTGAAGCGCAAGATGAAATTGACGAAGCGTATTTCGTACAAGAAGAATTAAAACGGCTTTCCGCACGCGGCAGACAATTATCAAATTGCGTCATTCTATATAGGACGAACGCACAAAGCCGCGCCATGGAAGAAGTTTTGGTGCGTAGCCATCAACCTTACACGGTTGTGGGCGGCACGCGATTCTACGAGCGCCAAGAAATCAAAGACGTGCTAGGCTATTTAAAGCTCATCTTCAACGGTGCCGATGGACAAGCATTCATGCGCGTGATTAACACGCCGCGCCGGGGACTAGGCAAGACTACTCTGGAAAGACTTGTCTCCTTTGCCTTTGAGCGCGATTTGACACTTTTAGATGCAGCCAAAGAAATAGGCGCTGCCCAAGGCGTTTCTGAAAAATCACAAAGAGCTTTGCGTGATTTTGCCAATATGGTCAAACGCTGGCAGGCAGAAAGCACACAAACACCTATTTCCGAGATACTCTCCGGCATTTTAAAAGAAACAGGCTATCTGGACAAATTGAAAGAAGATGCAGCACAAGGTCTTGACGAATTAGCTTCCGGCAGAATTGAGAACGTTATGGAATTGCATAACGTCGCCAAAGAATTTGAATCCATGTCGGACAAACCCGATCTGGAAGCGTTTCTTACACGTATTGCACTGGTATCAGATATTGACCAAGCAAAAATGGACGAAGACTGCGTCAAGCTGATGACCATTCACTCAGCAAAAGGTCTGGAATTTCCAGTTGTTTTCATTCTTGGCCTAGAAGAAGGCTTATTCCCACACATGCGTTCATTGGACTCACCAAATGCAATGGAAGAGGAACGTCGCTTGATGTATGTAGCGGTAACGCGAGCAGCAGATTTGCTTTACTTGACCTATGCTCGCAAAAGAGCTGCTTTTGGCTGGGCGACAGGCTTTTCCAATTTCACAATACCATCGCGCTTCTTGAAGGAAATTTCGCCGCAACACATGACCGGCTTTTACCCCAGTCCGGAAACACCTTCCAATGATCAAAAGGAAGATTACGATCCATGGGATGAGAGCTCCTGGGCTCCGAAGAAGAAACAACCAAGCCCTGCCCCGTCTGCTCAAAGACCGGCAGATTATGCACGTTCGTCCAAGCCTCAGGTAAAACCACGAGCTTTCCGCCAGCAAACTCCGCCGCAGCAGTCTTCTTCATGGATTGAATCCAAGCCCAAAGAAGAAAGTATTCCTTTTGAAAAACTTTCAGTGGGTGACAAAGTGCAGCATGCCAAATTTGGTATAGGAGAAGTCACCCAGATAATTGGCGACAAAGACAAAGAACTTTATAACGTGGACTTCAAGACCGAGGGCAAACGCCTCATGGACCCACGGTTTGCCAAACTAGTTAAGCTAACTTGA
- a CDS encoding DegT/DnrJ/EryC1/StrS family aminotransferase → MTQATQKVPVLGLKEQYQPIADELEANVLAVLRSGNYILGEHVKGLEGEVAKLSSAQEAVGVANGTDALILALWALDIGPGDEVITSPFTFAATVEAIAIRGAKPVFVDIDPDTFNINTKQIEAVITKKTKAILPVHLYGHPADMDPIMELAKKYKLFVIEDNAQAIAATYKGKTTGSFGDVGCISFYPTKNLGAAGDAGMVTANNKDVADRLRKLRAHGMWVRYYHDELGVNSRLDEIQAVILRTKLKHLSKWNDRRRQIANLYETLLKNCPGITLPKTSTDVTHVFHQYTIRVHNNNKTETKGRDVLQAKLAESGIGSMIYYPVPLHLQKAFSQYGYAEGDFPVTELVSDEVLSLPMYPELTDAQVKLVAESIKTILNAPATAPAVSQPVAGTV, encoded by the coding sequence ATGACTCAAGCAACACAAAAGGTTCCAGTTCTCGGACTCAAGGAACAGTACCAGCCCATCGCCGACGAATTAGAGGCAAATGTCTTAGCAGTACTTAGAAGCGGCAACTACATTCTGGGCGAGCACGTGAAGGGTCTAGAGGGCGAGGTTGCCAAGCTGTCCAGCGCACAAGAAGCAGTCGGGGTTGCCAATGGAACCGACGCTTTAATACTTGCTCTCTGGGCACTCGATATAGGCCCCGGCGATGAAGTTATCACATCTCCTTTCACCTTTGCGGCCACTGTTGAGGCTATCGCCATACGCGGAGCAAAGCCGGTTTTTGTCGACATCGACCCGGACACATTCAACATCAACACCAAACAAATTGAAGCCGTCATCACCAAAAAGACCAAAGCCATTTTGCCGGTGCACTTGTACGGTCATCCGGCAGACATGGATCCAATCATGGAGCTGGCGAAAAAGTACAAACTCTTCGTTATCGAAGACAACGCTCAAGCAATTGCCGCCACCTACAAAGGCAAAACGACAGGCAGCTTCGGTGATGTCGGCTGCATAAGTTTCTACCCGACCAAAAACCTTGGCGCGGCAGGAGATGCCGGCATGGTCACCGCCAACAACAAAGATGTTGCCGACAGATTGAGAAAATTGCGCGCGCACGGCATGTGGGTTCGCTACTATCACGATGAGCTAGGCGTAAATAGCAGACTGGATGAAATTCAAGCCGTAATTCTGCGCACTAAGCTCAAGCATTTGTCCAAGTGGAATGACAGAAGAAGACAAATTGCCAATCTGTACGAAACACTATTGAAAAATTGCCCGGGTATTACTTTGCCCAAGACAAGCACAGATGTCACACATGTGTTTCACCAATATACAATCCGTGTGCACAACAACAACAAGACCGAGACAAAAGGTAGAGATGTTCTGCAAGCAAAACTAGCAGAATCCGGTATCGGCTCCATGATTTATTACCCGGTACCGCTGCATCTGCAAAAGGCCTTCAGCCAATACGGTTATGCTGAAGGCGACTTCCCTGTAACTGAATTAGTTTCCGATGAAGTACTTTCGCTGCCTATGTATCCGGAATTAACCGATGCGCAAGTGAAATTGGTTGCCGAGTCAATCAAGACCATACTCAACGCGCCGGCAACCGCTCCGGCTGTATCGCAACCAGTTGCAGGAACAGTTTAA
- a CDS encoding toxin-antitoxin system HicB family antitoxin, protein MAVKRKAKRPAARKPAKKAPARKASKSTMRASRAHESGGSYLKYSGKFTVRLPRSLHQALVSRAEREGVSLNLFVTNALSRTVK, encoded by the coding sequence ATGGCCGTAAAAAGAAAAGCAAAAAGACCGGCTGCAAGAAAGCCAGCAAAAAAGGCACCAGCCCGTAAGGCTTCCAAGTCCACAATGAGAGCAAGCAGAGCCCATGAATCAGGCGGCAGCTACCTCAAGTACAGTGGCAAGTTCACCGTCCGTCTGCCGAGATCCCTGCACCAAGCATTGGTCAGCAGAGCAGAAAGAGAAGGTGTGAGCCTCAACTTGTTTGTCACAAACGCTCTTTCGCGCACCGTCAAATAA
- a CDS encoding glycosyltransferase family 9 protein: MKVLIIRLSAIGDTIHSLPVAAAIKRRIPEAQIGWVVEPMSAPLVTNNPAVDEVFVLPRKGWIKKLASPLNWASVAQEAHAFWSDIRNKNYDVVLDMQGLLKSALCTVASGAPKRIGFSHTREGAGLFLTDKVEVGNYFALDKHIVRVNLEIASYLFRTLGLAPTIKDEEIEFPLPEIPETSRQKIDKLLTGQSNVAVLLPGTTWTSKIWTSQKWIDLAGKLCEIRMPLILAGGPSEKKTNSAIADSLKSGGIQVLDVTGETSLLDLIALYQKSRLVIGLDSGPMHLAAAVGMPKVVGIFGATPYKRLEPLGPQSRAVSLHLSCQPCFEAICPLSTNACLEELSANEVMRSVNDLLLQ; this comes from the coding sequence GTGAAAGTCCTAATTATCAGACTTAGTGCCATTGGCGATACCATTCACAGCTTGCCTGTGGCGGCTGCCATCAAGCGTCGCATCCCTGAAGCCCAGATCGGCTGGGTGGTTGAGCCGATGAGCGCACCACTTGTTACCAACAATCCAGCTGTTGATGAAGTGTTTGTCTTGCCGCGCAAAGGGTGGATCAAAAAGCTTGCCTCGCCTCTAAATTGGGCATCCGTCGCCCAGGAAGCACATGCTTTTTGGAGTGATATCAGAAACAAAAACTACGATGTTGTTTTAGACATGCAGGGTTTATTGAAGAGCGCACTATGCACGGTGGCATCCGGTGCTCCCAAGCGAATTGGTTTTTCCCATACCAGAGAAGGCGCCGGGCTGTTTTTGACCGATAAGGTTGAAGTCGGAAATTACTTTGCTCTTGATAAACACATTGTGCGTGTCAATTTGGAGATTGCTTCCTATTTATTTCGGACACTTGGCCTTGCCCCCACAATTAAAGATGAGGAAATTGAATTCCCGCTTCCGGAGATTCCGGAAACTTCGCGACAAAAAATAGACAAGTTGCTAACTGGGCAATCTAACGTTGCTGTACTTTTACCCGGCACAACATGGACTTCCAAGATTTGGACCAGCCAAAAATGGATTGATTTAGCTGGAAAGTTATGCGAAATTCGTATGCCGTTAATTCTTGCCGGTGGGCCATCCGAGAAGAAAACGAATTCTGCGATTGCCGATTCTCTTAAAAGTGGTGGCATACAGGTGTTGGATGTCACCGGTGAAACCAGTTTGCTTGACTTAATTGCGCTCTACCAAAAAAGCCGCCTTGTAATTGGATTAGACAGCGGACCGATGCATCTAGCTGCTGCTGTGGGCATGCCCAAAGTAGTAGGTATTTTTGGAGCTACTCCGTATAAGCGTTTGGAACCATTAGGTCCGCAGTCCCGGGCGGTCAGTTTGCATCTGTCCTGTCAGCCGTGTTTTGAAGCCATTTGTCCGCTGTCTACAAATGCCTGTCTGGAAGAGCTTTCGGCTAATGAAGTCATGCGTTCTGTTAACGATCTTTTGCTCCAATAA